From Candidatus Dormiibacterota bacterium, the proteins below share one genomic window:
- a CDS encoding DUF2203 domain-containing protein: MKLFSPDRANALIPKLTPLVEELLTKRRDLAITLLESDPALRRTPPSTSRLAGVRSPFPPPRFGERKSEIVRLIHRIESFGCIVKDIDLGLLDFPSSSEGEPIYLCWRIGERRIQYWHRADEGFSERKEL, encoded by the coding sequence ATGAAGCTGTTTTCTCCGGATCGCGCCAACGCCCTCATCCCCAAGCTGACGCCGCTTGTCGAAGAGCTGCTTACTAAGCGCCGCGACCTGGCCATTACGCTGCTGGAGAGCGACCCTGCTCTGCGGCGAACCCCGCCGAGCACCTCGCGACTGGCCGGCGTTCGCTCGCCGTTTCCACCGCCGCGTTTCGGCGAGCGCAAGAGCGAGATCGTGCGCCTCATCCACCGGATCGAGTCATTCGGTTGCATCGTCAAGGATATCGACCTCGGACTGCTCGATTTCCCGTCGTCCAGCGAAGGCGAGCCGATATATCTCTGCTGGCGGATCGGAGAACGCCGGATCCAGTACTGGCACCGTGCGGATGAGGGCTTTAGCGAACGCAAAGAACTATAA
- the rapZ gene encoding RNase adapter RapZ has product MAHVVFLAGPAGAGRSQAIKTFEDLGFYCVEHLPPAALSTTLQTLDRAQVREIAVTLDAHGERLLGNPLEAIEAARAKHDVSLVYLEASDESLMRRFSETRRRHPLAEIGSLRDAITAERALLMPLRERADTIIDTTELTHGGLKHRLSAAFGSSERPALAVTLVPFGFKYGLPLDIDLLFDVRFLRNPNYDDALRSLTGDDAVVAAFIHADAACEPFLTKTFDLLDFLIPRYISEGKAHLTIGIGCTGGRHRSVYVANRVREHLARDPKLALTIDARDIVR; this is encoded by the coding sequence ATGGCCCATGTCGTATTTCTCGCGGGTCCGGCTGGTGCCGGCCGCAGCCAAGCCATCAAGACCTTTGAAGATTTGGGCTTCTACTGTGTCGAGCACCTGCCTCCCGCGGCGCTCTCGACGACCCTGCAGACGCTCGATCGAGCGCAGGTGCGCGAAATCGCGGTGACGCTCGACGCGCACGGCGAACGGCTACTCGGCAACCCGCTCGAAGCCATCGAAGCCGCCCGCGCAAAACACGACGTAAGTTTGGTCTACCTCGAAGCGAGCGACGAGTCGCTCATGCGCCGCTTTAGCGAGACGCGGCGGCGCCATCCGCTCGCGGAGATCGGTTCCTTACGCGATGCGATCACGGCCGAGCGCGCCCTGCTGATGCCCCTGCGCGAACGCGCGGATACCATCATCGATACGACCGAACTCACGCATGGGGGCCTCAAACATCGCCTCTCCGCGGCGTTCGGATCCAGCGAGCGCCCAGCCCTCGCCGTGACGCTCGTGCCGTTCGGATTCAAATACGGTTTGCCGTTGGATATCGATCTGCTCTTCGACGTGCGCTTTCTGCGCAATCCTAATTACGATGACGCGCTGCGCTCCCTCACCGGGGACGATGCCGTCGTCGCCGCGTTCATCCACGCGGATGCGGCATGCGAACCGTTTTTGACGAAAACTTTCGATCTGCTGGACTTCTTGATCCCCCGCTATATTTCAGAAGGCAAGGCTCATCTCACGATCGGCATCGGATGTACGGGCGGGCGCCATCGCTCGGTCTACGTCGCAAACCGCGTTCGCGAACATCTCGCTCGCGACCCAAAGCTAGCGCTCACGATCGACGCACGGGACATCGTGCGCTGA
- a CDS encoding YvcK family protein, which produces MRRNPISSLRWFLPGIGVKRWLILSVVGTVLVIDAINRWFVAEGVGFHINEILDGAVDDYFSPAYLTWVFGIVGILMIVSGVRQWLRALVRAASTRGRAGILDTLIGRRLENGYKIVAIGGGTGLSTLLRGLKRRTSNLTAVVTVSDDGGSSGRLQKELGVLPPGDVRNCLVALADNEALVTDLFRYRFQEGEGLTGHSFGNLFLAAMTGITGNFDIAIKESSRVLNIVGRVLPATLSVARLCAELDDGSIVEGESAIPLAQRPIKRVFFDPARVEPLDEVVQAIREADAIVLGPGSLFTSILPNLLIERIASEIAASSAIKMYVCNVMTQPGETQGMTAAQHVETLFANAGGPVCEYVIVNEQPPSRLLETYAEEGQVPVVADFERIERLGVRAVGAQVISETQTVRHDPDRLAAVVFSIIDQAVAERATLVKPAKSYRRPSAAATDRG; this is translated from the coding sequence ATGCGCCGCAACCCCATCTCTTCGCTGCGCTGGTTTCTTCCGGGTATCGGCGTCAAGCGCTGGCTCATCCTTTCGGTGGTGGGGACCGTGCTGGTGATCGACGCGATCAATCGCTGGTTCGTTGCCGAAGGGGTCGGCTTCCACATCAACGAGATCCTCGATGGTGCGGTTGACGATTACTTCTCCCCGGCATATTTAACATGGGTCTTCGGCATCGTCGGGATCCTCATGATTGTCTCCGGCGTGCGCCAATGGCTGCGTGCGCTGGTGCGAGCGGCAAGCACGCGAGGCCGCGCCGGAATTCTCGATACGCTGATCGGCCGGCGGCTTGAGAACGGCTATAAAATCGTGGCGATCGGCGGAGGTACCGGGCTTTCAACATTGCTACGCGGTCTCAAACGTCGCACGAGTAACCTGACCGCAGTCGTTACCGTGAGCGACGACGGCGGCTCGTCCGGCCGATTGCAGAAAGAACTTGGCGTGCTGCCGCCGGGCGACGTTCGCAACTGCTTGGTCGCGCTCGCCGATAACGAGGCCCTCGTCACCGATTTATTCCGTTACCGCTTCCAAGAAGGTGAAGGACTCACCGGCCATTCGTTCGGAAATCTTTTTCTCGCGGCGATGACGGGCATCACCGGCAATTTCGATATCGCAATCAAAGAATCGAGCCGCGTCCTCAATATCGTCGGTCGCGTTTTGCCCGCCACCTTGAGCGTCGCACGCCTCTGTGCGGAACTCGACGATGGAAGTATCGTGGAAGGCGAGTCGGCGATTCCGCTGGCGCAGCGGCCGATCAAACGCGTCTTCTTCGATCCCGCGAGGGTCGAGCCGCTCGATGAGGTGGTGCAGGCGATCCGCGAGGCGGATGCCATCGTCCTGGGGCCGGGTTCGCTCTTCACCTCGATCTTACCGAACCTGCTGATCGAACGCATCGCCAGTGAAATCGCAGCGTCGTCGGCGATTAAGATGTACGTCTGTAACGTCATGACGCAGCCTGGAGAGACGCAGGGCATGACCGCGGCCCAGCATGTCGAGACGCTCTTCGCCAATGCCGGAGGCCCCGTCTGCGAATACGTTATCGTCAACGAGCAGCCGCCCTCGCGGCTTTTGGAGACGTACGCAGAGGAAGGCCAAGTCCCGGTCGTCGCCGATTTCGAACGGATCGAGCGGCTCGGCGTCAGGGCTGTCGGCGCTCAAGTCATCAGCGAAACGCAAACGGTGCGGCACGACCCGGATCGCTTAGCGGCGGTGGTGTTTTCTATTATCGATCAGGCGGTAGCGGAACGCGCGACGCTGGTTAAGCCGGCGAAATCGTATCGCCGCCCTAGTGCGGCCGCGACGGATCGAGGCTAA